In the Tenrec ecaudatus isolate mTenEca1 chromosome 16, mTenEca1.hap1, whole genome shotgun sequence genome, one interval contains:
- the SGMS1 gene encoding phosphatidylcholine:ceramide cholinephosphotransferase 1: MLAASTMKEVVYWSPKKVADWLLENAMPEYCEPLEHFTGRDLINLTQEDFKKPPLCRVSSDNGQRLLDMIETLKMEHHMEAHKNGHANGHLCIDTDVPTPSSSFNIKVKPNGMPNGFRKEMIRIPMPEPERSQYPMEWGKTLLAFVYALFCFVLTTVMISVVHERVPPKEVQPPLPDTFFDHFNRVQWAFSICEINGMILVGLWLLQWLLLKYKSIISRRFFCMVGTLYLYRCITMYVTTLPVPGMHFNCSPKLFGDWEAQLRRIMKLIAGGGLSITGSHNMCGDYLYSGHTVMLTLTYLFIKEYSPRRLWWYHWICWLLSVVGIFCILLAHDHYTVDVVVAYYITTRLFWWYHTMANQQVLKEASQSNLLARVWWYRPFQYFEKNVQGTVPRSYHWPFPWPAVHLGRQVKYSRLVNDT, encoded by the exons ATGCTGGCTGCCAGCACAATGAAGGAAGTGGTTTACTGGTCACCCAAGAAGGTGGCCGACTGGCTGTTGGAGAATGCAATGCCAGAATACTGTGAGCCTCTTGAACATTTCACAGGCCGGGACTTGATCAACCTAACCCAAGAAGATTTCAAAAAGCCCCCCTTGTGCCGAGTCTCCTCTGACAATGGGCAGCGGCTCTTGGACATGATAGAGACCCTGAAAATGGAgcaccacatggaagcacacaagAACGGCCACGCCAACGGGCACCTCTGCATCGATACCGACGTCCCCACCCCTAGCAGCAGCTTCAACATCAAGGTCAAACCCAACGGGATGCCAAATGGGTTTAGAAAAGAAATGATCAGGATCCCCATGCCAGAGCCAGAGCGCTCCCAGTACCCCATGGAATGGGGCAAGACTCTGCTGGCCTTTGTGTATGcacttttctgttttgttctcaCCACAGTGATGATCTCGGTCGTCCATGAACGAGTACCTCCCAAGGAGGTGCAGCCCCCACTACCGGACACGTTTTTTGACCATTTCAACCGGGTGCAGTGGGCCTTTTCTATTTGTGAAATTAATGGCATGATCCTTGTAGGACTCTGGTTACTTCAGTGGCTGCTCTTAAAATACAA GTCTATTATTAGcagaagatttttctgcatggttgGCACGCTGTACCTGTATCGGTGTATCACAATGTATGTAACCACACTCCCAGTACCCGGTATGCATTTCAACTGTTCTCCGAAG CTTTTTGGAGACTGGGAAGCCCAACTGCGGAGAATAATGAAGCTTATCGCTGGAGGTGGCCTGTCCATTACCGGCTCTCACAACATGTGTGGGGACTATCTGTACAGCGGTCACACGGTCATGCTCACGCTCACTTACTTATTCATCAAAGAGT ATTCCCCTCGGCGACTCTGGTGGTACCACTGgatctgctggctgctcagcgtGGTTGGAATCTTCTGTATTCTCTTGGCACATGACCACTACACTGTGGACGTGGTGGTGGCGTATTACATCACCACAAGACTCTTCTGGTGGTATCACACTATGGCCAATCAGCAA GTGCTAAAGGAAGCTTCGCAGTCGAACCTCCTGGCCAGGGTGTGGTGGTACAGGCCATTCCAGTACTTTGAAAAGAATGTTCAAGGGACTGTACCTCGGTCTTACCACTGGCCCTTCCCGTGGCCAGCGGTCCACCTCGGAAGGCAAGTGAAGTACAGCCGCCTGGTGAACGACACATAG